The Dokdonia donghaensis DSW-1 DNA window CTAGCGTAGACATCGTAGTATTCTGTTGGAAAGGGATTACATTAAATGCATCTGATCTGAGCATTGCACCTGTGTGAATGACACGACCCCAAAAAAGCACTGCTGTTATAGGGTGATACATTCCATTTATAGCAAGTCTGAAATCTGTTTCTGTCTGGAAAAATTCTGGTTCTGCAACGTTATTGGGATTTGAGATGTCTAAATCTTCTTTCTCACACCCATAAAATATTGCAACTGTAAATAACAGCACCACGAAAGGCAAAAGTTTTTTAATAGTTTTCATATCTTTTTTTTTAAAATGTCATTTGTAAGCCGAAAATAAAAGTACGTGGTCTTGGTTGTGCACGAACATCCAATCCTCTGTCAAATACCGAGTTTGCGGTGTTTGTAGGATTAAACCCAAAGAATCCTTGATTCGAGCCTAGACCATTATTGTTTGACCCTACTTCTGGATCATACCCGGAGTATCCTGTTATGGTAAATAGGTTTTGTACGTTTGCAAAAGCTCTCACATTAGACACCCATTCTTTGCCAACAATATCTGTTAGATCATATCCTATTTCTAACGTTCTCAATCTAAAGAAAGATCCATCCTCCACAAAGAAATCTGATGGTAACTGATTACCTGCAGGATCTGCTATAGAAACTCTTGGCAAGTTTGTATTTGTATTTTGCGGAGTGTATGCGTCTCTTACTATTCCCAATTTATTATCATCTAAGAAGAAATACCCAAAGAATTTTGTTACGTTATAAATCTCGTTTCCTTGCACTCCATTAAAGAACGCGCTAAAATCCCATTTTTTATAATTAGCAGATAGATTAATTCCGTAGGTGAAGTCTGGAGTTGGATTACCTAGGGCTGTTTGATCTTCATCATTAATCATCCCGTCTCTATTAATATCAATTCTTCTAAAGTCTCCAGGTTGCAATAATGCACGTCTGGCAGGATCATTTGCTAAGAAAGGATCGTTATCAATTTCTGCTTGATCATTATATATTCCATCTGTTTTAAAACCAAAGAAAAAACCTAGAGGCTGTCCTACTTCAAAGCGATTTGCTCTTAGTCCTTCTTCGTTGTAAGAGGGTCCTACAATAGGATTAGGAGAGCTTGTGAGTTCATTTCTTATCGCGGCAAGGTTGAAGCCTACGTCAAACGTAAAATCTCCTCCTTTATCATAGTTATATAAGGCCTCGAACTCAAACCCTTTGTTGTTTATAGAAGATGCATTTTGAAAAACAGGCGTTGCAGATCCATTAGAATCTGGTATAGCCACTGCTTGAATAACGTCATCGTTATCTCTATTAAAATAATCTAAACTCAAACGAAGATTATTGTCAAGTAAACGTGCATCTACCCCAAAGTTAAAAGTTCTTGAAGTTTCAAAACTCAATGTAGGATCTACGATGGAAGTAATCGCAAATCCAGGGATTTGACCTCCGGCATTTCCTACAGTAATAGGAGAGGTAGAACCAACTACAGACTGATTAGAAAAAGGAGGAACGTTTTGAGATCCAAGTTCACCATATCCAGCTCTTACTTTTAAATTGTTAATGAGTCCATCTTGATTAAAGAAATCCTCGTCACTTACCACCCAACCAGCAGAAAACGAAGGGAAGGTTCCTGTGTTAAATCCATCTGCAAATAGTGACGTGCGATCACGTCTAACTATAGCGGTAAAGAGATATTTCTGTTTGTAGTTATAGTTTAACCTTCCAAATACAGAGAACAGTTTATTGTCAAAACGACCACCACCTGTGTTTACTACATTATCAGCAAATTGAGCAATATTTGTAATGTTATTACTAGGTAGGCCTTCTGCATATGCTGCAAAGGTATTAGAAGTGATATCTTGTCTTGCGCCTCCTAAAAGGATGTCAAAATTGTGAACGTCATTTACTGTTTTCTTATAGTTTAATGTAGGCTCTACGTTAGTTGCATATCGTTCTCCTCGAACTTCAGTCAAATCATTTAATGGATTTGCATTTACCTGCGGGTCTATATTACTTTGAAAGAATGTGGGCTGGAAAGTATTTCTGTAGAAACTCGTATACTCTGTCCCGAAATTTACTTTGGCAGTCAGTCCTTCTACAATTTCATAAGAAAAGTTAATGTTTCCAATAAAGTTACGCTCTGTATTGTCGTCATCTATTAATTGGGCATTTGCAAATTTATTTGTCCCTCCAATACCAAAAACAGGGTCGTTAATGGCTTCAAAGCCGCCTTCATTTTCAGGGGCAAAAGGTCTTATTATAGGTACTGTGCCTCCTTGATTGCCATAGGCATTATTTCGCGTAAAGCGGTTTTCTGAAAAACTAAATGACTCGTCTATACGTATTTTACCTAGGTTGAATTGACTGTTAAGACGTGCATTTTTTCTATTAAATTCTTCACTTATAAGAAGTCCTTTCTCGTCGTAATAGTTTGCACTAAAGAAATAGCGCGAGTTATCTCCACCTCCTGCTACGTTAAAGCCAAAGTCCTGTATAGCTCCAGAATTAATCGTTAGGTCTTGAAAATCTGTATTGATCCCTGGATCAGTAATATTTCCTTCTAGCCCATCATTAATTCTTCTTTGATTGAGGAATTGGATGTATTCTGGACCGTTAAGTAAATCAAGTTCTCTAGCTTGTGTGTTCCACCCGTTCCTTATGTCTACATTTACAACTGGGTCCGAATTGGTTTTGCCGCGGTTTGTAGTTACAATAATAACACCATTAGCCGCTCGGGAGCCATAAATAGCTGCAGAGGTCGCATCTTTAAGAACCTGTAAGTTTACAATATCTTTAGGGTTGAGGTAGTTTATATTATCTGTAATCGTACCGTCTACAACATAAAGGGGGAATGAGTTTGTAAGCGAGCTTACCCCTCTTACAAAGACATTTGCAGGACTTCCAGGAGCTCCACCAGCAGTTTCTACCTGAACACCAGCTAGTTTTCCTTGTAATGCTGCGGTAGGGTTTGCGGTTACTACCTGAGCGATATCTTCACTTTTAATTTGTGATATAGCTCCAGTTACATCTCTCTTTGACTGCGATCCAAAACCTACTATGACGACTTCATCCAGTGCCGCGGCATCTGTTTCCATTGTTACATTAATCGTAGTTTGACCGTTTACGGAAATTTCTTTGGACGTAAATCCAGTGTAAGAAAATACAAGGGTGGCATCATCTGCAACGGTAATAGTGTAGTTACCGTCAAAGTCTGTAGTGGTGCCATTTGTAGTGCCGTTCTCTAAGATATTGACTCCAGGAAGAGGTCCTAGTGCTTCAGTTACATTTCCTGTTACTGTTGTTTGTGACCACCCATTCAAGGTGCATAGAATAGCACACAACAGCAATAGCGGTTTAAGTAATTTTAGATTCATCCGATTGGTTTTTAATTGTTTTTTTGGTTTTTCAAACGTTATAGTTTTTAGGCTATGATACACTATGCTACTTTTCAAAAGTAAAAATTTTTTTTGAATTACTCAATTTTTATCATAGAAAAAAAGGATTTGATAAAAAATATGGATTAAAATAGCATATTTGGCAATGTCATTAAGTTTTGTGAAAGTGGTAATAGTTGTTGATTATAAAGAATTACGTTCTCTTAGATAGGTGGGTATTATTTCTTGCAGTTTCCCACCGTATTTAACAAATTTGGCAGCTTTTTTTGCCATTAATTCGAAGTCTGTAGAAATTGTTGTGATTCCTCCAAATGCAATTTCCTTTACAATATTATCGTCATGTGCAAGAATGCCTATATCTCTACCAATACGGTATTCAAGTTTTCTAGCATCTTTGAGAATCTGCCATAAATTGGAATCACTGATTGTAAAGTAGGCTGTCTTTTTTTTAAGAATTTTGGACTTATAAACAGTCGCTACCTCGCCTTTGATATTAAAATCATTTATAAATCTTTGAAAGGCATATAAAACTCCTTCTGGCAAATCTGTATGCCCTTTATAAAAAAGGATAAATCGATCGTATTTTTTTATTCTGGGCGCAAGGTCTACAAGATGATTATAGGTAATTTGCTCAAATTCTTGAGTTGCGTACGAGTAATTTTTGGGCATTGGCACCTCTCTGTCTACCAGAATTAATTTATCTTCTGCAATATTCTTTAGTATATCTGGTACGTCTGGATGTTGAATTGGAGCAATAATATAAGCACCATATTTACGGGAAACATTGTCCATAATGTTTTTGAAAATTGTTAGATTATTATGGTGAAAAAAAACATCTATCTGAAAGCGCTTGCCTAGTTCTTTTCGTACCGTATTGTAAAAATCTTCTTGAAAGCTATGAAAAGCATATAGCACTAAGGCTACCTTGAGGGTCATATTTGTCTCTAAACTTACTATGTAATATCCCTTCAGGTTTTTAGATTCAACAAGGCCTCTTTCCTTGAGTTCTGTATAGGCTTTTACGATTGTTTTTCTAGCATAGCCTATCTCTGCAACCATTTCATTTATAGAAGGAAGTTTATCGTCTACCTTTAGAATTCCTGCTTCAATCGAGTTTATAATGCCAAAAACAATTTGCTCGTGTTTGGATATCGAGATTATATTTTTAAGGTCATGTATTTTTTCAAGAAGTGCTTGCATATAGTCTAAATTACTAAATTGAAAATGGAATTAGTATATTTTGAGTTACTAATCGTATTAGATAAGTTCTTCAAATCGGGCTGGGATTCATTTTGATCTGTATATTTGCAGTAGCATAGAGTAGCATAATTTAGCTTTCGCGAAAGCGTTTTCTTTTACAGACCATATGAAAAGTAAACATATAAAATACTTTACGGATTTTAAGCCAGAAATAGAGGTGAAGTCACCAGGACGAATAAACCTCATAGGAGAACATACAGATTATAACGAGGGTTTTGTCTTGCCCACGGCTATAGATAAAACAATTACGTTTAAACTTTTGAAAAATGAGAGTGATACACTCTGCCGGATATATAGCGAGACGTACGATTCTTATTTTGAGATTGATCTTAGTGAAATTTCCATTAGTCAAGCGCACTGGGAAAATTATGTGTTAGGAGTAGTTTTTGAATTAAAGAGCAGGAGTGGGGGATTCAAGGGTTTTGATTGTATTATCGAAAGTGAGTTGCCTATAGGGGCTGGAATCTCATCTTCTGCGGCTTTAGAGTGTGGTCTTGCCTTGGGTCTTAACGAGTTGTTTGAGCTTAATCTTTCTAAAGATGAAATCGTTTTTCTTTGTCAAAAAGTGGAGCACGATTTTGTTGGAACCAAATGCGGTATAATGGATCAGTATGCTTCTATAATGAGTAAGGCGGGTAAAGTAATTTTATTAGATTGTAAGACGCAACAACATCACTATATCAACGCAAGTTTTGAACCATACAAAATTGTTTTGCTTAACACTAATGTATCACACAGTTTAGCAGATAGTGAGTATAACAGTAGGAGGCAAGAATGTGAGGCGGTAGTGACACATATACAGCAATATCACGATAGAGTAGAGTCATTAAGAGATGTTTCTCTTGAAATGTTGCAAAATTTAAAAAGTGGATTTTCACAAAAGCTATATGAGCGTTCTTCCTTTGTTCTAGAAGAAAACAGCAGGGTTCTAACCGCAGCAGGAGCTCTTGAAGAGGGAGCTCTTGAAAATTTTGGAGAGCTTATGTATGCATCACATAAAGGTTTGAGACTTAAATATGAAGTGAGCTGCCCCGAACTCGATTTTATGGTGGACTTTTCTTTGGACTATCCTGAGGTTTTAGGAAGTAGGATGATGGGTGGTGGTTTTGGAGGTTGCACAATAAACTTGATCCATAAAGATAAAGTGACTGATTATGTTACTGCAATTAAGTTCAAATACAAAGAGAAATTTGGAATAGAAGCTACCGCTTTTATTGCGACACCGAGTCAAGGAACTCAGATAAAAAGGCTGTAATATGAAATTAGAAAGTCCACATAGAAGATATAATATTTTAACAGGAGACTGGATTCTTGTTTCTCCTCATCGCACAAAAAGACCCTGGCAAGGAAAGTCGGAAAAACCAGTACAATTTTTAAAAGTACCGTATGATGAGGATTGTTATTTATGCCCTACAAATACTAGGGCTAGTGGAAATGTGAATCCTGATTATAGTGAGCCTTTTGCTTTTAACAATGATTTTGCCGCGCTTATAGATTTGGAAGATACTACCGTTTTTAAAGATGGCTTCCTAATGGCGCAATCAGAATCTGGGATATGTAGGGTGGTTTGCTTTGCGGCAAATCATTCGCTTACATTGCCACTTATGGAGGCAAGTGATATTGAGAGAGTCATTCTTCTGTGGCAAAAAGAGTATCGAGAGTTGGGAAGTAAAAAGGAGGTTAATCACGTGCAGATTTTTGAAAATAAAGGTGCTATGATGGGATGTAGCAATCCACACCCTCACGGGCAGATATGGGCTCAAAATTCCATCCCAGAGGAGGTTGCCAAGAAAACCGAGCGACAAAAAAGCTATTTTGAAAACAAAGGAGTCTCTCTTTTAGGTGATTATATAAAGCAGGAGTTACAAGAAAAGGAGCGAGTGGTCTATGAGAATGATCATTTTGTTGCAATCGTTCCTTACTGGGCAGTATGGCCCTATGAAACGATGATCGTGCCCAAACGTCACGTCTCAAGAATTACAGATTTTACAGATGAGGAAGTGGCAGATTATGCGCTTGTAATTAAAGTCTTAACCACGAAGTATGATAATATTTTTAAAACTTCATTTCCATACTCTAGTGGTATACACCAAGCGCCAACGGATGGTCAAGAACATCCAGAATGGCATTTACATATGTCTTTTTACCCACCTTTATTACGTTCTGCAACGGTAAAGAAGTTTATGGTAGGGTATGAGTTATTTGCAAATCCGCAACGAGACATCTCTGCAGAGCAAGCCGCACAAACTATTCGTGAACAATCTGACCATCACTATTTAATAGATGTTTAAAAAGATAGTGGTTCTAAGATACGCTCCATTTTCATACCTCGAGATCCTTTTATAAGTACTGTTGTGTCTACTGGTATTTGTTTTGAGTACGCTTTCGCGAAAGCGTCATAACTTTCATAAACTTTTTGCATAGGGTGAGGAGAAGAAGTGCCAAAATCTGGGCCTATCGCATACACTTGTGAGATGTTAAGATTATGTGCAAGGTCTAAAATGGCTTGATGTTCTGTTTTTGAGGTTTCACCCACTTCAAACATATCTCCAATAAATGCAATTGTGTTTGTACCTGTGGCTTGCAGGTTTTTTAATGCAGCAGCCATACTTGTCGGGTTTGCATTGTAAGCGTCTAGTATAATCTTGTAAGTGTCTTTGTCAATAATTTGTGATCTATTATTTGACGGCACATATTTTTCTATACCATTTTTGATATGGGTAAGTGGCACGTCAAAGTGATTACCCATAGCCATAGCTACAGCAATATTTGAGAAGTTATATGTGCCTATGAGATTACTTGTAATCGTGGTTCCACCCACAGTAATCTTTAAATTGCCTGAGCCATCTTCTAGATATACTGGGTACTCGCTTTGTGATGAGCCAAAGGTCTTTGAAACAATATTTGCAGACTGTCGTACTTGAATCTCATCTTGATCATTTATAAAGACGAGCTCATTGTTTTCTCGGAGGTAGTTATAAAGTTCACTTTTACCTTTTATCACACCTTCAAAACCCCCAAAGCCTTCTAGATGTGCTTTGCCAAAGTTTGTGATATAACCAAAATTAGGTTGTGCAATCTCAGACAGCATTTTTATCTCCCCTTGATGATTTGCGCCCATCTCTACGATCCCTATTTCTGTGCTGTCATCCATAGTTAGTAGGGTGAGTGGTACCCCTATGTGGTTGTTTAGATTACCTTTTGTGGCAATAACGTTATACTGCTCAGATAGCACGGCATAAATAAGTTCTTTTGTAGTGGTTTTTCCGTTACTACCTGTGATTCCTATGATGGGTAGGTCTAGGTAGTTGCGGTGATAATTTGCAAGTTGCTGCAAGGTGGTTAGTACATCATCTACAAGTACAGACCTATCTGTAACATATTCTTTTTCATCTACAATTGCTAGAGACGCTCCAGATTTGAGGGCTTGCTGGGCAAATTTATTTCCATTAAAGTTTTCGCCTTTGAGCGCAAAATAAATTTGATTTTCCTCAAGGCTTCTTGTATCTGTACAAACACCATTACTATTTAAAAAGTGGAAATGTAACTCTGCTATAGTCATAACTAGTAAAATATTATATCAAAAAAGCCCTCACGAGAGAGGGCTTTTTTATGTATGTAATCAAGAGTATTATCTAGCTCTCTTTCCTGTTTTTGATTTTGAACCTACGCGAGACATCGCACAACGGAAACCAATATCATCTGTTGCCATACCTTGTGGTAAGAAACGGCGCTGTGCTGGATCAAGCCAGTAAGCTCTGTCTCTCCAAGAACCTCCTTTGTAAACGCGCACTTCGTCATTTATTAGTGATGTTCTATTGTTAGACTCATCATAACGGCGTTCTACACTACCTGCGCTGTCTTGCTCAACTCTGTGTTGTGGTGAGTTGTACATCTTCTTGTTTGAGTCTGGATTTTCGGCATCGTCATTAAACGACTCAAAGTATCTTGTAGATCTTCTGTCACCATCTCTAAAGTTACGGTTGTCACTTGTAGAAAACTGAGTTCTTAGGTAAGTCTCATCTTCATCTACCGGTACCTGTAGTATTTCTCCAGGTAAATCTCTTGCGATTATACTTCCGTTTGCAAGTGTGTCATATACAATAGAGTCTGTAGTAACTACTTTTACCTTCCCATCTTCTCCTATTGCATTCTTTGTGTAAACGTTACCACGGTAGTAGTTAAAGTCATTAAACTCATCATCTACTATAGGTCTATAAACATCTGCTACCCACTCAGACACATTTCCAGCCATATCATAAAGGCCAAAGTCATTAGGCTCATAGCTTTTTACCTCTGCAGTGATATCTGCATTATCATCAGACCACCCAGATATTCCTCCGTAATCACCATCTCCTTGCTTAAAGTTAGCTAGGTGATCTCCACGAGTACGTCTACTTGATGATCTAGTATATGATCCATCCCAAGGATATTTCTTACGACCACGATATACATTGTAGCTTCTTAATTCTGTAAGACCAAGAGCTGCATATTCCCACTCTGCTTCTGTAGGTAATCTGTAGTTTGGTAAAAGAATTCCGTCAGAGCGTTGTACAAATATATTTGTACTGTCGTTTTGCTTCATTCTACGCTCACTAGATCTTCCTCCACGAGCAAGACTATCACTTCCTCCATAGGTAAGTGTAGGTGCGTTTAAATATGTTTCTGTATCAAAAGTAGAGCTTGCATCTACATCAAATCTAGCCCCTCTCGCTGTATAACCTTGCTCTTCTAGTATTAACTCATTTACACGGTTAGATCTCCAGTTTGCATACTCTACAGCCTGTATCCAGCTCACACCCACCACAGGGTAGTTTGCATATGCAGGGTGACGTAGGTAATTTTCTGTCATAGTCTCGTTAAAACCAAGACGGTTTCTCCATACTAATGTGTCAGGAAGTGCTCCCTTGTAAATGTTTCTATAATTTTCTTCTTCTGGAGGAAAAACCTTCTTAAGATAGTCCAGGTACTCTAAGTACATCCCGTTAGTTACCTCAGTTTCATCTATATAAAAAGATTGTACGTGTTGCTGGTTTGGAGAGTTATTCCAGTCGTGCATTACATCATCTTGTACTTTACCCATAGTAAAAGTACCTCCTTCTACAAAGACAAGTCCAGGTCCCGTAGCTTGCTCTTCGTAGTCTGTTTTTAGTTTAAAACCTCCGTTTTTACCGTCTACTTTCCAACCAGTACCTCTAGAGGAATCTTTGTAGTCGTTTGATTTACTGCAACTTGCTACTGTGAAAGAGATCACGGCTAGCGCCAGCATTTTTAATGCAAAGTGTGGTTTCATAGGTTTTGCGTTCATTAGATTTGGGGTTGCAATATAGTAATAACTCGTTAAAGTGCAAGCATTTTACGACGTCGAACCCAAAAAAATATTCACTAGTTATAGGTAACTCATTAGTAACGGCGTGATTTATTCTTTATTATTGTTATGCATAAAAAAATCATCGCTATTACTCGCGGGTCAATACTAAGCCATACGCACTTGCGTTACCATACTAATGAAATCTACCATTACCTTACTCTTTTTACTCCTTACGTTTGCGGTTTCTTCACAAACCGAGCGACTACAAATTAAGTGGGGTGAGATAGTAAAAAGTAACGGGAGCTCTACTAGTATAGAGTCTATCAATCTCTCACAAGATGGTGATGGCAACTGGGAGTACCACACTCAGTACAAGACAGCGAGTGCCATTGCAGCCTCCACTTCGAAATTAGTTAATGTGCAGCTAGAGCCAGTGCCTCAAAGCTTGCTCTCCCTTATTAATAAAGATGAGCTGTCTAATAAGGTAGTTGCGACATTTACTGCCGCAAGAGCTAGAGAGGTAAATTATGCAGTTGTTACTTTTAACCCTTTTGTTAATCAAAATGGACAAGTAAAACGAGTTGTAAGTGCTGGGTTTAATTACGCTTTCGCGAAAGCGCAATCTCAACCATCCTC harbors:
- a CDS encoding UDP-N-acetylmuramoyl-tripeptide--D-alanyl-D-alanine ligase, whose product is MTIAELHFHFLNSNGVCTDTRSLEENQIYFALKGENFNGNKFAQQALKSGASLAIVDEKEYVTDRSVLVDDVLTTLQQLANYHRNYLDLPIIGITGSNGKTTTKELIYAVLSEQYNVIATKGNLNNHIGVPLTLLTMDDSTEIGIVEMGANHQGEIKMLSEIAQPNFGYITNFGKAHLEGFGGFEGVIKGKSELYNYLRENNELVFINDQDEIQVRQSANIVSKTFGSSQSEYPVYLEDGSGNLKITVGGTTITSNLIGTYNFSNIAVAMAMGNHFDVPLTHIKNGIEKYVPSNNRSQIIDKDTYKIILDAYNANPTSMAAALKNLQATGTNTIAFIGDMFEVGETSKTEHQAILDLAHNLNISQVYAIGPDFGTSSPHPMQKVYESYDAFAKAYSKQIPVDTTVLIKGSRGMKMERILEPLSF
- a CDS encoding UDP-glucose--hexose-1-phosphate uridylyltransferase gives rise to the protein MKLESPHRRYNILTGDWILVSPHRTKRPWQGKSEKPVQFLKVPYDEDCYLCPTNTRASGNVNPDYSEPFAFNNDFAALIDLEDTTVFKDGFLMAQSESGICRVVCFAANHSLTLPLMEASDIERVILLWQKEYRELGSKKEVNHVQIFENKGAMMGCSNPHPHGQIWAQNSIPEEVAKKTERQKSYFENKGVSLLGDYIKQELQEKERVVYENDHFVAIVPYWAVWPYETMIVPKRHVSRITDFTDEEVADYALVIKVLTTKYDNIFKTSFPYSSGIHQAPTDGQEHPEWHLHMSFYPPLLRSATVKKFMVGYELFANPQRDISAEQAAQTIREQSDHHYLIDV
- the gldJ gene encoding gliding motility lipoprotein GldJ, with product MKPHFALKMLALAVISFTVASCSKSNDYKDSSRGTGWKVDGKNGGFKLKTDYEEQATGPGLVFVEGGTFTMGKVQDDVMHDWNNSPNQQHVQSFYIDETEVTNGMYLEYLDYLKKVFPPEEENYRNIYKGALPDTLVWRNRLGFNETMTENYLRHPAYANYPVVGVSWIQAVEYANWRSNRVNELILEEQGYTARGARFDVDASSTFDTETYLNAPTLTYGGSDSLARGGRSSERRMKQNDSTNIFVQRSDGILLPNYRLPTEAEWEYAALGLTELRSYNVYRGRKKYPWDGSYTRSSSRRTRGDHLANFKQGDGDYGGISGWSDDNADITAEVKSYEPNDFGLYDMAGNVSEWVADVYRPIVDDEFNDFNYYRGNVYTKNAIGEDGKVKVVTTDSIVYDTLANGSIIARDLPGEILQVPVDEDETYLRTQFSTSDNRNFRDGDRRSTRYFESFNDDAENPDSNKKMYNSPQHRVEQDSAGSVERRYDESNNRTSLINDEVRVYKGGSWRDRAYWLDPAQRRFLPQGMATDDIGFRCAMSRVGSKSKTGKRAR
- the galK gene encoding galactokinase, which produces MKSKHIKYFTDFKPEIEVKSPGRINLIGEHTDYNEGFVLPTAIDKTITFKLLKNESDTLCRIYSETYDSYFEIDLSEISISQAHWENYVLGVVFELKSRSGGFKGFDCIIESELPIGAGISSSAALECGLALGLNELFELNLSKDEIVFLCQKVEHDFVGTKCGIMDQYASIMSKAGKVILLDCKTQQHHYINASFEPYKIVLLNTNVSHSLADSEYNSRRQECEAVVTHIQQYHDRVESLRDVSLEMLQNLKSGFSQKLYERSSFVLEENSRVLTAAGALEEGALENFGELMYASHKGLRLKYEVSCPELDFMVDFSLDYPEVLGSRMMGGGFGGCTINLIHKDKVTDYVTAIKFKYKEKFGIEATAFIATPSQGTQIKRL
- a CDS encoding GntR family transcriptional regulator, producing MQALLEKIHDLKNIISISKHEQIVFGIINSIEAGILKVDDKLPSINEMVAEIGYARKTIVKAYTELKERGLVESKNLKGYYIVSLETNMTLKVALVLYAFHSFQEDFYNTVRKELGKRFQIDVFFHHNNLTIFKNIMDNVSRKYGAYIIAPIQHPDVPDILKNIAEDKLILVDREVPMPKNYSYATQEFEQITYNHLVDLAPRIKKYDRFILFYKGHTDLPEGVLYAFQRFINDFNIKGEVATVYKSKILKKKTAYFTISDSNLWQILKDARKLEYRIGRDIGILAHDDNIVKEIAFGGITTISTDFELMAKKAAKFVKYGGKLQEIIPTYLRERNSL
- a CDS encoding SusC/RagA family TonB-linked outer membrane protein produces the protein MNLKLLKPLLLLCAILCTLNGWSQTTVTGNVTEALGPLPGVNILENGTTNGTTTDFDGNYTITVADDATLVFSYTGFTSKEISVNGQTTINVTMETDAAALDEVVIVGFGSQSKRDVTGAISQIKSEDIAQVVTANPTAALQGKLAGVQVETAGGAPGSPANVFVRGVSSLTNSFPLYVVDGTITDNINYLNPKDIVNLQVLKDATSAAIYGSRAANGVIIVTTNRGKTNSDPVVNVDIRNGWNTQARELDLLNGPEYIQFLNQRRINDGLEGNITDPGINTDFQDLTINSGAIQDFGFNVAGGGDNSRYFFSANYYDEKGLLISEEFNRKNARLNSQFNLGKIRIDESFSFSENRFTRNNAYGNQGGTVPIIRPFAPENEGGFEAINDPVFGIGGTNKFANAQLIDDDNTERNFIGNINFSYEIVEGLTAKVNFGTEYTSFYRNTFQPTFFQSNIDPQVNANPLNDLTEVRGERYATNVEPTLNYKKTVNDVHNFDILLGGARQDITSNTFAAYAEGLPSNNITNIAQFADNVVNTGGGRFDNKLFSVFGRLNYNYKQKYLFTAIVRRDRTSLFADGFNTGTFPSFSAGWVVSDEDFFNQDGLINNLKVRAGYGELGSQNVPPFSNQSVVGSTSPITVGNAGGQIPGFAITSIVDPTLSFETSRTFNFGVDARLLDNNLRLSLDYFNRDNDDVIQAVAIPDSNGSATPVFQNASSINNKGFEFEALYNYDKGGDFTFDVGFNLAAIRNELTSSPNPIVGPSYNEEGLRANRFEVGQPLGFFFGFKTDGIYNDQAEIDNDPFLANDPARRALLQPGDFRRIDINRDGMINDEDQTALGNPTPDFTYGINLSANYKKWDFSAFFNGVQGNEIYNVTKFFGYFFLDDNKLGIVRDAYTPQNTNTNLPRVSIADPAGNQLPSDFFVEDGSFFRLRTLEIGYDLTDIVGKEWVSNVRAFANVQNLFTITGYSGYDPEVGSNNNGLGSNQGFFGFNPTNTANSVFDRGLDVRAQPRPRTFIFGLQMTF